From the genome of Petrotoga sp. 9PW.55.5.1:
CTAGTTATTATACCGAAGACAAAGAACAAACTTTTCAATGAAAAAAATGCTGCCATTATCCCTGCAAAAGCATAAGAAAAAGGTCTCAGCGAATTATCTATCGTTGATCGCAACGCAAAAACCCGTCCCCTTGTGTTTTTAGGGGTAATTCTTTGAATCAAAAGATTTTCATTAATGTTTCCTATTTCAGTCATAACACCTAACAGCAACAACGCAATCAACACGTATATGTAACTGTTTACTAAACCAAGAGAAGACAAGAATACTCCCGCCAAAACGGAGGATAACATTAGTGCTACGTACTTCATTTTTATCTCTTTAATGGATGATAGAACAAGGGCGGTTATAAAAGAGCCTGCTCCCAACATTGTTTGCATAATTCCATATTCACCAGGACCTACTTTCAGTATCTCACTAGCCAATACAGGTAGGAAAACGAATATAGTGGTTCCAAAAAAATCATCTAAAGTCTCTAAGGTTATTAACCCTTTAAGCTGAACATCGGTCCATATCACTTTGAAACCTTCTCCTATATCTGAAAAAATCAAACCAGTTTTCCTAGCTTCCTCTTTTTTTCTGCCTTTTTCTTCTGCTTTAATGAACATTTCAGAAACTGCCGAGAAAATAAAAGTCAACCCATCGATTAAAATTGCCCATTTTATTCCCACTAAAGACACAATCACGCCACCGATTGCCATCCCAATAAGTTGAGAAAGTCTATCTGTCATTGAAATCATGGCGTTAGCTTGAGAAAGCTCATCATCGTTTACCATAATCGGGATTAACGACAACAAAGCAGGACCAAATAAAGTACCACAGATCTGTAATCCAAAAATGGTTATTATCAATACCCAAATTTGATAGAAATATGTTCCAAAGAAAATACCGAGTAAAATAAGGATTCCACCACTTATTAAATCTGTTATCACAAGAATATTTTTCTTTTTCCATCTATCTGCCCAAACACCTGCAAAAGGAGAAAAAATAATATTCGTAACAGCTATAGTACTTAAAACAGTACTAACTGCACCTACCCCGCCTATCTCAGCTGCAGCTGACCAAAGAATAGCTATAATAAAAATAGCAGATCCGACGCTGGATACTAGTCTACCGAAGAACAAAAGTAGAAAATTACGGTTTTTTATTAAAAGATGTAACCCTCCAGTTGATTTTGACATTTTATCTCCCCCTTTAAGATTTTTGAATATCAAAATAAATATTCTACAAAGATTATAATATA
Proteins encoded in this window:
- a CDS encoding MFS transporter, which produces MSKSTGGLHLLIKNRNFLLLFFGRLVSSVGSAIFIIAILWSAAAEIGGVGAVSTVLSTIAVTNIIFSPFAGVWADRWKKKNILVITDLISGGILILLGIFFGTYFYQIWVLIITIFGLQICGTLFGPALLSLIPIMVNDDELSQANAMISMTDRLSQLIGMAIGGVIVSLVGIKWAILIDGLTFIFSAVSEMFIKAEEKGRKKEEARKTGLIFSDIGEGFKVIWTDVQLKGLITLETLDDFFGTTIFVFLPVLASEILKVGPGEYGIMQTMLGAGSFITALVLSSIKEIKMKYVALMLSSVLAGVFLSSLGLVNSYIYVLIALLLLGVMTEIGNINENLLIQRITPKNTRGRVFALRSTIDNSLRPFSYAFAGIMAAFFSLKSLFFVFGIITSILGIFYLLIPYQLKKRNVF